The Agromyces mariniharenae genome includes a window with the following:
- a CDS encoding CPBP family intramembrane glutamic endopeptidase, whose product MTADAASSAPVPSTTAQAPPAAVPEPGRVSRLVGLPILRVVLVGLAAVVTWLILVAAGDDAAFPPMMLYAAVSMLVVNLVSLALVRRALHDEGLRARDLIDFSWRRLGTDVLWGILWLVVLWIPFIVAVLATGFALFGADLFTRFETLFYDVGYEPVFDRAVLTALAVIAVVTFAPLNAPTEELVFRGYSQGGLFARGWHPVWAIVVPAAIFAVQHVFYAATPDVVVIYLVAFFVWGIGSGIIVRRQGRLMPIIVAHFLVNLMTSAPALLIAFLPPEAFAG is encoded by the coding sequence ATGACCGCGGATGCCGCATCGTCGGCCCCTGTCCCGTCGACGACGGCGCAGGCGCCGCCCGCCGCGGTGCCGGAGCCGGGTCGCGTCTCCCGTCTCGTCGGCCTCCCGATCCTCCGGGTCGTGCTCGTCGGACTCGCCGCGGTCGTGACCTGGCTCATCCTCGTCGCGGCCGGCGACGACGCCGCCTTCCCGCCGATGATGCTCTACGCGGCCGTGTCGATGCTCGTCGTGAACCTCGTGTCGCTCGCCCTCGTGCGTCGTGCCCTGCACGACGAGGGGCTGCGAGCACGCGACCTCATCGACTTCTCCTGGCGCCGACTCGGCACGGACGTGCTCTGGGGGATCCTCTGGCTCGTCGTGCTGTGGATCCCCTTCATCGTCGCGGTGCTGGCCACGGGCTTCGCGCTCTTCGGCGCCGACCTCTTCACGCGGTTCGAGACGCTGTTCTACGACGTCGGCTACGAGCCGGTGTTCGATCGGGCCGTGCTCACGGCGCTCGCCGTCATCGCCGTGGTGACGTTCGCCCCGCTGAACGCGCCGACCGAGGAGCTCGTCTTCCGCGGGTACTCGCAGGGCGGACTGTTCGCCCGCGGCTGGCACCCGGTCTGGGCGATCGTGGTGCCCGCCGCGATCTTCGCCGTCCAGCACGTGTTCTACGCCGCCACGCCCGACGTCGTGGTGATCTACCTCGTCGCGTTCTTCGTCTGGGGGATCGGCTCGGGCATCATCGTGCGCCGGCAGGGCCGACTCATGCCGATCATCGTGGCCCACTTCCTCGTGAACCTCATGACGAGCGCGCCGGCGCTGCTCATCGCCTTCCTTCCGCCCGAGGCGTTCGCCGGCTGA